A region of Myxococcus stipitatus DSM 14675 DNA encodes the following proteins:
- a CDS encoding MBL fold metallo-hydrolase, producing MTSRQPGTGRRDFLRAALSLTAGAVLLPPGTGRAAKPDESTQLRARRLAWAGVQLQLGKDTLFLDPLQDPAVWGPALKDPLVPLEAGDGGRFVLVTHRHPDHFDRMAVRQVLGDTGTLVCSPDTAVVAASAGFRVRTAPLYEPLLLNDFTVTAVPAADGYGDQQVSWVVSGGGRRIIHCGDTLWHGAWWHIGRQLGPFDAAFLPINGARFGWRKPVSDVPGVLTPEQAVAAAAVMEARLLVPIHYGVTSSDDYREVPDAEAQLLAAAKKRKVNVELARPGEWLTWKPRP from the coding sequence ATGACGTCGCGCCAGCCAGGAACCGGGCGCCGGGACTTCCTCCGTGCCGCGCTCTCCCTCACCGCGGGCGCGGTGCTCCTGCCGCCAGGAACAGGCCGCGCGGCGAAGCCCGACGAGAGCACGCAACTGCGCGCACGACGGCTCGCCTGGGCCGGAGTCCAGCTGCAGCTCGGGAAGGACACCCTCTTCCTCGACCCGCTGCAGGACCCCGCCGTGTGGGGCCCCGCGCTGAAGGACCCGCTCGTGCCACTCGAGGCGGGCGACGGCGGTCGCTTCGTGCTGGTGACGCATCGCCACCCGGACCACTTCGACCGGATGGCCGTTCGCCAGGTCCTCGGCGACACGGGCACCCTGGTCTGCTCGCCCGACACGGCGGTCGTGGCCGCATCGGCGGGGTTCCGCGTCCGGACCGCGCCCCTCTACGAGCCCCTCCTGCTCAACGACTTCACCGTCACCGCCGTGCCGGCCGCGGACGGCTATGGAGATCAACAAGTCTCCTGGGTCGTCTCGGGCGGAGGCCGCCGCATCATCCACTGTGGCGACACGCTGTGGCACGGCGCCTGGTGGCACATCGGCCGGCAGCTCGGCCCGTTCGACGCGGCGTTCCTGCCCATCAACGGGGCTCGCTTCGGCTGGCGCAAGCCCGTCAGCGATGTCCCAGGCGTGCTGACACCCGAGCAGGCCGTCGCGGCGGCGGCGGTGATGGAGGCGCGGCTCCTGGTCCCCATCCACTATGGCGTCACGTCCTCCGACGACTACCGCGAGGTCCCCGACGCGGAGGCCCAGCTCCTGGCGGCGGCGAAGAAGCGGAAGGTGAACGTGGAGCTGGCTCGGCCCGGAGAGTGGCTGACCTGGAAACCCAGGCCCTGA
- a CDS encoding lipoprotein — translation MKRFIQGLSLTSLCFSLMACGASKMYTLPVQADRASETKTALWTCATESGLESQSPPDRMAIAVTYDPTATMYYTYNERDAYTFQVIVDDKQVPPAELDAKFATVRKKGEELYVCAQDRVNPRVVAAAPAQTNVNIQLNAQGPGTSNGMTAGASVSTNTTTATATTTSSSASAAASVDMSAGTCARAVDCYARLAKTVCEGAQDCSFKVEMSGNDEAGCRDALLRVPDMLQPFKMIRPNLSAPAVCRAE, via the coding sequence ATGAAGCGGTTCATCCAGGGCCTGTCCCTGACGTCTCTGTGTTTCTCGCTGATGGCCTGTGGCGCCAGCAAGATGTACACGCTCCCCGTCCAGGCGGACCGGGCCTCGGAGACGAAGACGGCCCTGTGGACCTGCGCCACCGAGAGCGGCCTCGAGTCCCAGTCGCCTCCGGACCGGATGGCCATCGCCGTCACCTACGACCCGACCGCGACCATGTACTACACGTACAACGAGCGCGACGCGTACACCTTCCAGGTCATCGTCGACGACAAGCAGGTCCCCCCGGCGGAGCTCGACGCGAAGTTCGCCACCGTGCGCAAGAAGGGCGAGGAGCTCTACGTCTGCGCGCAGGACCGCGTGAACCCGCGCGTCGTCGCCGCCGCGCCCGCGCAGACGAACGTCAACATCCAGCTCAACGCCCAGGGCCCGGGCACGTCGAACGGCATGACCGCCGGCGCGTCGGTCTCCACGAACACCACCACGGCCACCGCCACGACGACCTCGTCGTCCGCGTCCGCCGCGGCTTCCGTCGACATGAGCGCGGGCACCTGCGCTCGCGCCGTGGACTGCTACGCGCGGCTGGCCAAGACGGTCTGCGAGGGCGCGCAGGACTGCAGCTTCAAGGTGGAGATGAGCGGCAACGACGAGGCCGGGTGCCGCGACGCCCTGCTGCGCGTGCCGGACATGCTCCAGCCCTTCAAGATGATTCGCCCGAACCTCTCCGCGCCGGCGGTCTGCCGCGCCGAGTAG
- a CDS encoding NADP-dependent oxidoreductase yields the protein MKTSIPSQMKAIAIDRFGGPELLGMKTLPVPSLGAEDVLIKVETAGIGQWDPEEREGGMESIRPSKSTFPYVLGSDGAGTVVAVGDGVKDFKVGDKVYAAGFLNSKGGFYAEYACVRAVDTALIPKGLSAEQAGVLAADGITALQGVEDALEVGKGTNLMVYGASGGVGHLAVQLAKRLGARVLAVVSGEDGVELGKKIGADKVVNGRADDVVKACREFAPEGLDAVLVLAGGEKTDQALATVKKGGHIAYPNGVEPEPKGPEGVKVTAYNGVPHPRALGRLNGLIEAGPFHVEVSKVYRLEDAPRAHEAVGKHHLGKLALRIH from the coding sequence ATGAAGACCTCGATTCCTTCCCAGATGAAGGCCATCGCCATCGACCGGTTTGGCGGCCCGGAGCTGCTCGGGATGAAGACGCTCCCCGTTCCCTCGCTGGGCGCGGAGGACGTGCTCATCAAGGTGGAGACCGCGGGCATCGGCCAGTGGGACCCGGAGGAGCGCGAAGGGGGAATGGAGAGCATCAGGCCGAGCAAGTCGACCTTCCCCTACGTCCTGGGCTCGGACGGCGCGGGCACCGTCGTCGCGGTGGGGGACGGGGTAAAGGACTTCAAGGTCGGCGACAAGGTCTACGCCGCGGGCTTCCTCAACTCGAAGGGGGGCTTCTACGCGGAATACGCCTGCGTGCGGGCGGTGGACACGGCGCTGATTCCGAAGGGACTGAGCGCGGAGCAGGCGGGAGTGCTGGCGGCGGATGGCATCACCGCCCTGCAAGGCGTGGAGGATGCGCTCGAGGTCGGCAAGGGCACGAACCTCATGGTGTACGGCGCCAGCGGCGGCGTGGGGCACCTGGCGGTGCAGCTGGCCAAGCGGCTGGGAGCGCGCGTCCTCGCGGTGGTGTCCGGCGAGGACGGCGTGGAACTGGGGAAGAAGATTGGCGCGGACAAGGTGGTGAACGGCCGCGCGGATGACGTGGTGAAGGCGTGCCGGGAGTTCGCGCCGGAGGGGCTCGACGCGGTGCTGGTGCTCGCGGGCGGGGAGAAGACGGACCAGGCGCTGGCGACGGTGAAGAAGGGCGGCCACATCGCCTACCCCAACGGCGTCGAGCCCGAGCCCAAGGGCCCCGAGGGCGTCAAGGTGACCGCCTACAACGGGGTGCCGCATCCGCGCGCGCTGGGACGGCTCAATGGACTCATCGAGGCCGGGCCCTTCCACGTGGAGGTCTCGAAGGTCTACCGGCTGGAGGATGCCCCGCGCGCGCACGAGGCCGTGGGCAAGCACCACCTGGGCAAGCTCGCGCTGCGCATCCACTGA
- a CDS encoding AAA family ATPase encodes MYLKKVVLENIRSMAELEWEPSSHPGWHVVIGDNGAGKSAFLRAVSLALMGRDAAMALRQDWSEWLRAGSPSGSIQVSLSGDSRWDQAGASVSSEVSAELRLQRAGNATQLVPGAASLAAAPALWGTGRGWFSAAFGPFRRFTDGDAGQEALFSSQPRLARHLSMFDASVALRASLGWLEQLETGPDAGLLEPLLAFINQPDFLPHQTRLDSISSRGVRFVDGQGNEVSVASLGDSFQSLLSLTLELIRQLASTYGARRLFAPGDALSLQPPGVVLVDEIEAHLHPTWQRRVGFWFRKHFPHLQFLVTTHSPLICQAAAEGSIFWLPRPGMDEPPSMVTGITRERLLYGSGVDAYGTGAFGDMSTRSPEALAQLERLALLNQKELEGGLSAEERQEQERLRMRTPTAASVLPSPAVERLLK; translated from the coding sequence ATGTATCTGAAGAAAGTCGTCCTCGAGAACATCCGGTCGATGGCTGAGCTGGAGTGGGAGCCGTCCTCGCATCCGGGGTGGCACGTCGTCATCGGAGACAACGGCGCGGGCAAGAGCGCCTTCCTCCGCGCGGTCTCGCTCGCGCTGATGGGGCGCGACGCGGCGATGGCGCTTCGTCAGGATTGGAGTGAGTGGCTCCGCGCGGGCTCGCCGTCCGGCTCGATTCAGGTGTCGTTGAGTGGGGACTCGCGCTGGGACCAGGCCGGGGCCTCCGTGTCGTCGGAGGTCTCGGCGGAGCTGCGACTCCAGCGCGCGGGGAATGCCACGCAGCTCGTGCCCGGGGCGGCGAGCCTGGCCGCGGCGCCCGCGCTCTGGGGCACGGGCCGGGGTTGGTTCAGCGCCGCGTTCGGTCCGTTCCGGCGCTTCACGGACGGCGACGCGGGGCAGGAGGCGCTCTTCTCCTCGCAGCCGAGGCTCGCGCGCCACCTGTCGATGTTCGATGCCTCCGTGGCCCTGCGCGCGAGCCTCGGGTGGCTGGAGCAGTTGGAGACGGGGCCCGACGCGGGCTTGCTGGAGCCGCTCCTGGCGTTCATCAACCAGCCCGACTTCCTGCCGCATCAGACGCGGCTCGACTCCATCTCCTCGCGAGGCGTGCGCTTCGTGGACGGCCAGGGCAACGAGGTCTCCGTCGCGAGCCTCGGCGACAGCTTCCAGTCGCTGCTGAGCCTGACGCTCGAGTTGATTCGCCAGCTCGCGAGCACCTACGGCGCCAGGCGCCTCTTCGCGCCGGGCGATGCGCTGTCGCTCCAGCCGCCGGGCGTCGTCCTCGTCGACGAGATCGAAGCCCACCTGCATCCCACGTGGCAGCGCCGGGTGGGGTTCTGGTTCCGCAAGCACTTCCCGCACCTCCAATTCCTCGTCACGACGCACAGCCCGCTCATCTGCCAGGCCGCGGCGGAGGGGAGCATCTTCTGGCTGCCGCGTCCCGGCATGGACGAGCCGCCGAGCATGGTGACCGGCATCACCCGGGAGCGGCTCCTCTACGGGAGCGGGGTGGATGCCTATGGCACGGGTGCCTTCGGCGACATGTCGACGCGCTCTCCGGAGGCGCTCGCGCAACTGGAGCGCCTGGCCCTCCTCAACCAGAAGGAGCTGGAGGGAGGGCTGAGCGCGGAGGAGCGTCAGGAGCAGGAGCGTCTGCGCATGCGCACGCCGACCGCCGCGAGCGTGTTGCCGTCCCCCGCGGTGGAGCGTCTGCTCAAATGA